From the Candidatus Fusobacterium pullicola genome, the window CATCTGCTGTAATAGATATAAACTACTCTTTACACTCCAAGGTGAGTTCTTGTAGTTCTGTCTTACATAAGTTAGATAATTTACAGCTTGCTCACTATCTCCAAGCTTATCGTATGTCATTCCTATATTATAATATATTTCTGCTTTTTTTTCATCATTTTTTTCTAAATTTAGAGAATTTTTATAATCTTTTACAGCTTCTGAATAATTCTCTGTTCTAAAATGGCTCTGTCCTAGATAAAAGTATATGTCTTTTTTCTCTATATAATTTTTATCTATCTCTAAAGCCTTTTCAAAATATATTACAGCCTCTACATAGTTTTCCTTCTCAAAGTTTTTCTTTCCCTCTTCAAAGAAAGTCAAATATTGAGTATAATTTTTAGCCTCTAGGTTTTCTGTAGCTGGTAGGTTACCTATAAGTTGACCATTAGTTGTAGGTAAAGCTGGTAGTAGCTCCCCTACATTTCCCATAGTTCCCTTATTTAGATATTCAGCTCCCTTTAAAGCATTTCCATTTTTCACATACCAGTTTCCGATGTAATTTCCCAAATTCTCATCTGGAGTTGAGTTTACACTATAAACTTTCTCTAAAAATATTATCTCATCTTGAGTAGGATTATCCTTAGTTATTATAAGATTTGCTATCTCTTGATTTAAGTTTTGTGATGAACTATCAAACTCAAGTAGTGATGAGCTCAATTCAAAGTTTTTATCCTGTACCTTTTTCAAAGAGTTTACTATATTAAGCTTGTCATATTCATCTAGCTTTGTATATTTTTGTAAGAAATCTATCTCTTCTTTTATTATCTTAGTATTTCCATCTTTTCCAGCTAAATCTATTAACATAAAAGATATCTCTTTATCTCTAAAACTATTTGGAAAAGCTATTCTATGAACAGCTACACTGTTAGATAACCCCTTTAAATTATTACTTTGATAGTTTTGGGCTATTACCTCATAGTTGTTTTGCTCTGTAAATTCATATTTTAACTTATTTATAATTGTTATCTTTCTACTAAAAGAACCAGCAGAATATATCATTATCTCATAGTTACCTTGATAGATACTTCTAAAGTATAATTTTCCATCTTTTATCTCTAATTCATAAGATGTTCCCAATGGAGAAAAAAACATATTATAACTGTCCTCTCCTATCCCCAATGGTAGAGATACATAATCACCAACATATACCTCATAATTATCTCTATATGTGGTGTTATACTCCTTTACATAACCTCTTTTTAAGCTATTTGAAATATCAGAAAGAATACCCTCTGTGGCTGAAGTATTTAAAATAATTTTTTCAGTCTTAAGCTCTCCACCTATATTCCAATTTTTTTCTGTGCTACTATCTGTTTTAGCTGTTTCATTTTTTAGATTCTCTAAACTTGTACAGCTCGCTAATAACAGTGCTAAGCACAAGTACACAACTTTTTTCATATCTCCTCCACTAATATTCCTTTATGGCTATAGTTATTCTATTTAGCTCCTCATTCCCCTCATAAATCTTATAAGAAAACTCTATGATTCCATTTTCACTATCTCTTTGGATACTCTCCCCTTCAATATGAAAAAGTTTCTTCATCTCCTTTGTAACATATACAAACTCAGTCTTCCTATCTAGGTCTACATCTACTATTGCAGATACTTCACCTTTTCTTGAGATTATAACTCTTCTATCTGAAACAGTTACTTCACATCTTCCTAATTTACTCTCATATTCATAGATAACTTGTGACTCTTCCACTCTTAAAGTTCCTTTAACAACTTCAAAACTCTTTTCTCCATAGCTATCTGTATTCTTAATTATAAATTTTTTCATTAATAGTAATCCTCTTCATCATCTTCATAGTAATCTTCATTGTCATATCTATCGTTATAATCCTCATCTTCTCTATCGTAGTACTCATCATCTTCGTAATCTCCGATATCATCTCCACTCATATACTCATCTTGCCAATACTCGATTACTTCCATAGCCTCTGAATCTTCTAATGGATAGATCTCCTCTTCATCTTCATCATATACAAAAACATGTAGCTCTCCATCTAAGTCCTCAGCTATTATATACTCCTTATCTCTCATAGTTATATTTTCAACTACGCTTAACTCAAACTCCTCGTCATCTATATCGTGATAAAAAGTTTCTCCTTGTAAATACATATAAATTCCTCCTTGATATTTAAACGACTTAAGGTTTTCCACCTCAAATCTAAATTTTAACTAATTTTATTTATGATATTTTCCATTGTTTATTATACTGAACCATCTGTATATCTGTTCAGTAAGTATCAATCTCATAAGTTGATGTGGAAATGTCATCTTTGAAAAACTAAGTCTCATCTGACTATTCTCTCTTACTCTTTGAGATACACCATATGAACCACCTATCACAAAGTTTATTGTACTGACTCCATTCACAGTCAATCTCTCTATCTCAGTAGCCATCTCCTCTGATGAGTAGTTTTTTCCTTGTATATCTAATAGTATATTATATCCACCTAATTTTTCAAGTGTTTTCAAGATATCCTCAGACTCTTTCTCAATAGAAACATTTCTATTACTATCATTTCCATCTTCTTTTAACTCTACTATCTTCATTTTAGCAAAAGATTGCATTCTTTTCAAGAACTCATTTATTCCCTCTAAGATATACTTATCCTTTACCTTCCCTATACACACAACATTTATATTCAAAATTTTCTCCTACTTTCTTTTAAAAAGTTTTTCCAAATCATCTCTACTTATCTTAACTATGATTGGTCTACCGTGTGGACATGTATACTCTCCTATCTCATGTAGCTCTCCTACTATCTTCTCCATCTCCTCATGTGTCAACCTCTCATTTGCCTTGATAGCCCCCTTGCAAGACATAGATATCAATATACTCTCTCTTATATCTACATTTCTATTCTCTTTAATATTCTTTAAAATATTTCTGAATATATTTTCAATACTATCTCTAAAATCTATCATAGGAACAGCTCTTATTAATATCTCATTATCAGAAAATCTATCCACTTCAAAACCTGCCTTAGAAAAATTCTCCTCCTCTTCAAATATTAACTCCCTTTCCCTTGGGTCTACCATCACTCTTATTGGAACTAGAAGTTGTTGCATACTTACCTCTGTTCCATAATATTGAGATTTTAATTTTTCATAGAGTATTCTTTCGTGAACTATATGCTGATCATATATTTCAAATATTCCATCTCTCTCTACTAGAATAAATGTTCCAAACACCTGTCCAATAACTCTAAACTCTATTTTCTTTCTCTCTTCAACTCTTTGAGTCTTAACTACTTCAACACTAGCCTTCTCTTTCTTTTCCTCTTGAGGCTCCTCTACTTTAAAATTACTCTCTTCCTCTTTTATCTCTTGAATAGGATACTCATCTATTATATCATCTGTTTCAGTATAGTTAGATGAAGGTATCTCCTCTTCATTCTCTAACTCCTCATCTTCATAGATGATACTTTCAACTTTACTCTCCTTTTTCTCCTCTTTTTCTACTAACATCTCTTCAAATCTTTGAGGTTCAGATTTCATCGGAGTAAATTTTTCAAATTCTGAAAAATCTAAAAATTTACTCTCCTCTTTTTCTATTCTCTCTTGAAGTGTTGGAGATACAAAATCATCATCTCTAGCAAAGGTTTCCTCTATCTCCTTTAGGACATAGTTGTATATCCCCTCTTCATCAGCAAATTTTACAATCTTTTTAGATGGGTGTACATTCACATCTACATCTTTTGGATTAACATCTAAAAATATGATAGCAAATGGATATTTTCCCTTCATAAGCTTTGTATAATATCCATCTATTACTGCATTCTCTACAATTTTAGATTTTACCATTCTATTATTTATAAAGATAAATATCGAATCCTTTGTACTTCTATATATAGCTCCATTTCCTAGATATCCCAATTTAAACTTTTTCATATTCTTTAGAATGTTTTTACCAAATATCTCTACAATGGTATTGTCTATTCCATTTCCACTAGTTTTTATACTTACCTTTCCATCTAATATTAGCATTATAGCTACATCTGGATTAGATAGAGCCTCCTGTATTATTATATCCTTTATATTAATATATTCAGTTGTTGGTTTTCTTAAAAATTTTAATCTAGCTGGAGTATTAAAAAATAGTTCTTTTATCTCAATGGTTGTTCCTCTATTTCTTTGAACATCTTTTAAGCTTGTAACCTTTCCACCTAAAACTGTAATCTGAGAGCCTACCTCATCCTCTTCACTCCTAGACGATAGTGTCATCTTAGAAACTGCACTTATTGAAGAGAGAGCCTCTCCTCTAAATCCATAGGTATATAGATTGTATAAATCATCCTTTTTAGAAATTTTACTTGTAGCATGTCTTTCAATAGAAAGCAATAGATCCTCTTGAGACATTCCTACTCCATCATCTATTATAGCTACATCTCTTCCACCATTTTTTACCTCTACTCTTATGCTTTTACTCTCTGCATCTAATGAGTTCTCCAATAACTCCTTTATCATACTTGCTGGATTTTCTACAACCTCTCCAGCAGCAATAATATTTGATACAGATTCATCCAATATTCTTATTCTTCCCAAAATCTCACCTCCTTAAAAAATTTTATTGTTCCCCTTAATTATCTAATAATTTACAGAGAATTTCAAGATATTTTTTATAAAATTAATTGCTATTTTCTTATTATTTTGAGATAATTATATGTAGATGCTAAATTATGAGGTGCTTATTTATGAAAAAAATTATATCTATTTTTATATTTTTTATATATTTCAATCTTGGTTTTTCCTATAAAAATCAAGACTATACTCTTTTCCTAGATGGGAAAAAAGCCTATTACAGTAAAAATTATTCACTGGCTCAACTTAACTTTGAAACACTGATGAAGACTTTTCCTTTGTCATTAATTTTATCAAATAACTATGCCTATTTCTATATCGGTATGAATTACTACCATTTAGAAAATTATGAAAAGGCTGCTTACTATTTAGAAAAAGCTGTATATATCTCAACTAACCTATTAACAGATAATAGTCAAACTGAAAATTTACACCTTTTTGCAGAAAGAGATTTTGCTCTTGGAGATTCCCTTATGAAAATTGGTGAAACTCAAAAAGCTATAACTTACCTAAACAGAGTAGGCTCTAATACTTACTATCCTTTCATATCTTACTATGAAAAAAAAGCTTTGGAGATATTGAAGGAGTATTCACCCATTTACGAGAAAAAATTACAATTAAAATTTGAATATAACTTTTCTGTAATGGATGATTTCTCTGTTCCAGAATTATTAAAAATCGGTAAATTCTTCTCTTCAAAGAAAGATTATGAAAAAGCTGTAGAGTTCTATACACTTCTATTAAGTAAGAATAATCTTTCTCAAAAGGAAAAGGCTGAGATATATACTGACTATTTTGAGCTTTTAATGACAAATAAAGAGTATGATGAGATTTTAAAGCTTACTAAAAATTACAACAACGAGTTTTCAGATATATTCAAATACTATAGAGGGATCACTTTCTACAAGAAGAGAGATTTTTCCAGAGCACTTTATCTTTTTAACTCTATTGGAAAAGGAGATTTTTACTCTAAAGCTAACTACTATTCAGCTGGTATATATTTTACTCTGAATGACTATAACAATGTTATTGCTAATTTAAAAAATGTAAAGGATAAGAATATTATTACTGATTCTATGGCTGCTTTCTCATATCTTTACCTAAACGATGAGAAAAACTCACAAAAAGCTATCACTAAGTTAGCTCAAAAATATCCAGATACCTATATAGGTCTTTATTTCAAAAGATCATTAGAGAAGGAGAATCTTCCTCTTACACAATTTAGCTCATTAGAGGATTTAATAAACTTCTCTAACACTATTTTAAGTACTCAACTACCTCTACCTCAAGATTTTATCCCAAAGGCTGATATTTTAGAGTTAGATCAACTTTCTCAAATAGCTGAACTTGAAGATAGAGAGATATTAAAAGTTGCTTTTCAAAAAAGTAGCTTTGCTAAAAAGAGAAATCCAGAGGGTACTTTAGCTACAACTTTAATATTAGAGAGTGGGAATTTCTATGAATTAGCATTTAAAAACTCACTTTTGTCTCTAAAGGATTTTGCTGATTACAAGGAGTTATTTAGATATAACTTCCCCCTTTACTATCAAGATATAATTAGAGAGTGCTCAAAAAAATATGATGTTCCACAGGAATTAATATATACTATCATACATACTATTACTGGATTTAATCCATTCTATATTTCTGATGATTCAAAATTTGGTATTATGAATATTCCGTATACAGATGATAACTCTCTAAGATTCTTTGAGCTTTTTGATGTGAATACAAATATTGAAGAGGGAACTAAGATATTAAAAAATCTTCTAACAAAGTATAATGGGAATAAGATAAAAACACTGATAGCTTATGTATATGGGGAGGAGTACCTTGACCTGATATTTTTCGGTTATACTAATGATATTAATTTTGCCTCTATTACTATTCCAGAGGAAAGATTTTTCTTACAAAATATGTTTATGACATATATTTTCTATTCAAGAATCTATAATTTTTAAGGAGGTATAATGAGAAACACAAGATGGATATATAGAGAGAATCAAATCTCTCACAATATTGAACCTAATATAGATAGAGATATTCTCAATCTTCTATACAATAGAAATATAAAGGACTCTGAAGAGATTCACAATTTTTTAAATACATCTCTAGATAATATACACTCCCCTCTACTTCTTAAGGATGTGGATAGGGCTGTTGAAAGAGTACTAAAAGCTAAAGAAAATGGTGAGGATATCTGGATATATGGAGATTATGATGTAGATGGTATCACCTCTACCTCTTTATGTTATCTGGCTCTATCTGAACTTGATATCTCTCCTAAATACTATATCCCATTGAGAGATGAGGGGTATGGATTAAATAAGGAGGCTATGGACTATATAAAGTCTCAAGGTGGAAAGGTAATTATCACTGTTGACTGTGGAATATCTGCTCATCCAGAGATAGAGTATGCTAATTCATTAGGACTGGATATAATTGTTACTGACCACCATGAAATCAACAATGGAAATCCTCCAGCCTATGCTGTAATAAATCCTAAAAGAGAGGATAATGAGTTTCCATATAAATATCTTGCTGGTGTAGGTACTGCCTTTATGCTTATCTATGCCCTATTTGATAAACTTGGTAAAAAAGAGGACCTATATAAATACCTTGATATTGTAGCAATAGGTACTGTTGCTGATATAGTTCCACTTTTAGAAGAGAATAGAATATTCACTAAATTTGGAATGGAGCAACTTAATAGAAGTCATTGGCTTGGAATAAGTATGCTTATAAGAAAAATATTTGAGGACTATCAAACTAGAAAATTCTCTACCTATGATATTGGATTTATTATAGCTCCAATCTTCAATGCCGCTGGAAGATTAGAGGATGCTAAGAGAGCTGTGGAACTCTTTATAGAAAAAGACCATAGAATATGTACAGAGATAATAAATGAACTGTTAAATAACAATAGTGAAAGAAAAGAGATACAGGAAACTATCCTAGAAAGAGCTATCTTTAAGATAGAAAATGAAAAACTCTTTGAAAATAGTGTTCTAGTAGTGGCAGAAGAGGGCTTCCATCATGGAGTAATAGGAATAGTTGCTTCTAAGATACTGGATAGATACTACAAACCTACTATAATCATGGAGATAAAACCAGAGGAAGGGATAGCCACTGCTTCATGTAGAAGTATTGAGGGATTCAATATGATAGAGGCTCTCAACTCTATGAAGGAACTTTTTGTAAAATATGGTGGACATGCTGGGGCAGCTGGATTTTCTATCAAGATTGAGAATATAGATGAGTTCTCTAGAAGAATTAATGAGTATGCTAAGAAAAATATTCCTGAATCTTCTTTGATAAAACCTGTTAAGTTGGATATCACTATTCCAGCCTATAAAATCTCTTATGATTTTATAGATAAGATATCTCTTTTAGAGCCTTTTGGTTTTGGAAACCCTTCTCCTCTTTTTGCTCTAAATAACTGTGAGATATCTGGGCTTCGTCCTATTGGAAAAGAGAAGACTCACACTATGTTCAATGTAAAAAAAGATAATCTTGAGATAAAAAACTGCGTTTGGTTTAATAGTGATGATGTATTTAGTGAAGTTGCTTCTATTACACATGCTGATATAGCTTTCAAACTAAAACTTGAAACCTATAAGGATAGATACCAATATAAGATGTATGTTGAGGATATGCAACTCCCTAGTCACAAAGAAAATCTATATGAGAGATATTACTCTCTATATAATACAGTTTTTCCTATTGAAACTGTAATCTATACTAGAAAAAATTTAGAAAACTCTGAATTGAAACTTATTTACCATGATTATGAGGTAGATGTTACTCTTAATAGAAACTATCTAACTACACTGGATAATCAAACCTCTTATCTTCTATTGGAATTAAGAAAAAACTATGGTTATAACTTCAAAGTTAGTATAAAGGATATTATACTAAAAGATGAAAACTATAATGTACATATTGTAATTGATAGAGATTATGAGTTTGTATCATACTCTTTAAAACAGGGAGAACTATTTAGAGATATAAAGAATTTCCTACTTGGTGATTTTAACTATAACTCTATACAAAAAACTGTTCTTGCCTCTGTTTTTAAAGAGAAAAAAAATACCCTTGCTATTGTAGAAAAGGGAAGAGGATTAAATACTATTATCCAAACTATTGGACTATACTATAAAAGTATGGGAGAAAAGGTGCTTCTTGTTACTGACACTGTTCCTTCTAAGAGAACTTTAAGCTGTGTAGATGTAGCTGATGAATTCCAAGAGGGATACTCTTACTACATAGTTGATAAGAAAATGGATTTTTCACCTTTTTCAGATAAAAATTCACTTGTTTTCTCAAATGAAAATATTGAAATAGAGGGATTTAATAAGATAGTTGATAACTATACTCTACCTGAAAATATAGTTTTTGTAGATGAAGAGTTACTAACTAAAAGAGATCTCTTTTCTAATATACTCCCAATCAGTATGAGAAAAGAGATTTTAGCTTCACTTGATAAGTACTCTGTGCTTTATTGTAATAGGGATATATTACTATATTTATAAAATTTTATAGAAATTTATTGACAAACACACTTTTTTATTATATCATAATTGAAACAATAAATATCCATCAAGAGAAACTGAGGGACTGGCCCTATGACGTTTCAGCAACCTACTTTTAGTGTGGTGCTAATTCCATGTAGATGGTTTAAGATCAATAGTCTATGACCTTTATCTCTAAAATTCTTGATGTGAATTTTAGAGATTTTTTTTATGGATATTTTTGTAATAAAAAACTTTTTAGGAGATGATTTTATTATGACAAATTTATCAAAAAAACTATGTACAACACTTTTAGCTTTTTCTATACTAGGAAGTTATTCCTTTGCTAAATCACTTAAAGTTGGGGCTTCAGCTGTTCCACATGCAGAGATTTTACAAGCTGTTAAACCTCAACTAAAGGAAAAGGGTGTAAACTTGGAGATTATTGAATTTAATGAGTATGTTACTCCTAACTTAGCTCTAGCTAGTGGAGATTTAGATGCAAACTTTTTCCAACATGCACCTTATCTTGAAAAATTCAGAACAGAAAGAAATCTAAAAATCTCTCAAATTGGTGAAGGAGTTTTTATCTCTCCGATAGCTGCTTTCTCTGACAAATATAAATCTTTAGATGAGGTAAAAAAAGGTGGAGTAGTTGCTATACCTAGTGATCCTACAAACGGTGGAAGAGCTTTATTACTTCTTCATCACAAGGGAATTATTACATTAAAAGACCCTACTGACCTTAGTGCTACTGAATTTGATATTATAAAAAATCCAAAAAAATTAAAATTTAAATCTATTGAAGCTCCACAATTACCACGTGTAATAAAAGATGTTGATGTGGCTGTTATAAATTGTAACTATGCTCTTCAAGCAAACTTAGACCCTACAAAAGACTCTATAGCTATTGAAGGTCCTGAATCTCCTTATGCTAATATAGTGGCTGTTAGAGATGAAAACATTAATGATCCTGATGTAAAACTTTT encodes:
- the mutL gene encoding DNA mismatch repair endonuclease MutL, yielding MGRIRILDESVSNIIAAGEVVENPASMIKELLENSLDAESKSIRVEVKNGGRDVAIIDDGVGMSQEDLLLSIERHATSKISKKDDLYNLYTYGFRGEALSSISAVSKMTLSSRSEEDEVGSQITVLGGKVTSLKDVQRNRGTTIEIKELFFNTPARLKFLRKPTTEYINIKDIIIQEALSNPDVAIMLILDGKVSIKTSGNGIDNTIVEIFGKNILKNMKKFKLGYLGNGAIYRSTKDSIFIFINNRMVKSKIVENAVIDGYYTKLMKGKYPFAIIFLDVNPKDVDVNVHPSKKIVKFADEEGIYNYVLKEIEETFARDDDFVSPTLQERIEKEESKFLDFSEFEKFTPMKSEPQRFEEMLVEKEEKKESKVESIIYEDEELENEEEIPSSNYTETDDIIDEYPIQEIKEEESNFKVEEPQEEKKEKASVEVVKTQRVEERKKIEFRVIGQVFGTFILVERDGIFEIYDQHIVHERILYEKLKSQYYGTEVSMQQLLVPIRVMVDPRERELIFEEEENFSKAGFEVDRFSDNEILIRAVPMIDFRDSIENIFRNILKNIKENRNVDIRESILISMSCKGAIKANERLTHEEMEKIVGELHEIGEYTCPHGRPIIVKISRDDLEKLFKRK
- a CDS encoding MetQ/NlpA family ABC transporter substrate-binding protein, which codes for MTNLSKKLCTTLLAFSILGSYSFAKSLKVGASAVPHAEILQAVKPQLKEKGVNLEIIEFNEYVTPNLALASGDLDANFFQHAPYLEKFRTERNLKISQIGEGVFISPIAAFSDKYKSLDEVKKGGVVAIPSDPTNGGRALLLLHHKGIITLKDPTDLSATEFDIIKNPKKLKFKSIEAPQLPRVIKDVDVAVINCNYALQANLDPTKDSIAIEGPESPYANIVAVRDENINDPDVKLLVDELRTENIKNFINETYKGSVIAAF
- a CDS encoding DUF1934 family protein — its product is MKKFIIKNTDSYGEKSFEVVKGTLRVEESQVIYEYESKLGRCEVTVSDRRVIISRKGEVSAIVDVDLDRKTEFVYVTKEMKKLFHIEGESIQRDSENGIIEFSYKIYEGNEELNRITIAIKEY
- the rlmH gene encoding 23S rRNA (pseudouridine(1915)-N(3))-methyltransferase RlmH; translation: MNINVVCIGKVKDKYILEGINEFLKRMQSFAKMKIVELKEDGNDSNRNVSIEKESEDILKTLEKLGGYNILLDIQGKNYSSEEMATEIERLTVNGVSTINFVIGGSYGVSQRVRENSQMRLSFSKMTFPHQLMRLILTEQIYRWFSIINNGKYHK
- the recJ gene encoding single-stranded-DNA-specific exonuclease RecJ, with amino-acid sequence MRNTRWIYRENQISHNIEPNIDRDILNLLYNRNIKDSEEIHNFLNTSLDNIHSPLLLKDVDRAVERVLKAKENGEDIWIYGDYDVDGITSTSLCYLALSELDISPKYYIPLRDEGYGLNKEAMDYIKSQGGKVIITVDCGISAHPEIEYANSLGLDIIVTDHHEINNGNPPAYAVINPKREDNEFPYKYLAGVGTAFMLIYALFDKLGKKEDLYKYLDIVAIGTVADIVPLLEENRIFTKFGMEQLNRSHWLGISMLIRKIFEDYQTRKFSTYDIGFIIAPIFNAAGRLEDAKRAVELFIEKDHRICTEIINELLNNNSERKEIQETILERAIFKIENEKLFENSVLVVAEEGFHHGVIGIVASKILDRYYKPTIIMEIKPEEGIATASCRSIEGFNMIEALNSMKELFVKYGGHAGAAGFSIKIENIDEFSRRINEYAKKNIPESSLIKPVKLDITIPAYKISYDFIDKISLLEPFGFGNPSPLFALNNCEISGLRPIGKEKTHTMFNVKKDNLEIKNCVWFNSDDVFSEVASITHADIAFKLKLETYKDRYQYKMYVEDMQLPSHKENLYERYYSLYNTVFPIETVIYTRKNLENSELKLIYHDYEVDVTLNRNYLTTLDNQTSYLLLELRKNYGYNFKVSIKDIILKDENYNVHIVIDRDYEFVSYSLKQGELFRDIKNFLLGDFNYNSIQKTVLASVFKEKKNTLAIVEKGRGLNTIIQTIGLYYKSMGEKVLLVTDTVPSKRTLSCVDVADEFQEGYSYYIVDKKMDFSPFSDKNSLVFSNENIEIEGFNKIVDNYTLPENIVFVDEELLTKRDLFSNILPISMRKEILASLDKYSVLYCNRDILLYL
- a CDS encoding transglycosylase SLT domain-containing protein; this encodes MKKIISIFIFFIYFNLGFSYKNQDYTLFLDGKKAYYSKNYSLAQLNFETLMKTFPLSLILSNNYAYFYIGMNYYHLENYEKAAYYLEKAVYISTNLLTDNSQTENLHLFAERDFALGDSLMKIGETQKAITYLNRVGSNTYYPFISYYEKKALEILKEYSPIYEKKLQLKFEYNFSVMDDFSVPELLKIGKFFSSKKDYEKAVEFYTLLLSKNNLSQKEKAEIYTDYFELLMTNKEYDEILKLTKNYNNEFSDIFKYYRGITFYKKRDFSRALYLFNSIGKGDFYSKANYYSAGIYFTLNDYNNVIANLKNVKDKNIITDSMAAFSYLYLNDEKNSQKAITKLAQKYPDTYIGLYFKRSLEKENLPLTQFSSLEDLINFSNTILSTQLPLPQDFIPKADILELDQLSQIAELEDREILKVAFQKSSFAKKRNPEGTLATTLILESGNFYELAFKNSLLSLKDFADYKELFRYNFPLYYQDIIRECSKKYDVPQELIYTIIHTITGFNPFYISDDSKFGIMNIPYTDDNSLRFFELFDVNTNIEEGTKILKNLLTKYNGNKIKTLIAYVYGEEYLDLIFFGYTNDINFASITIPEERFFLQNMFMTYIFYSRIYNF
- a CDS encoding tetratricopeptide repeat protein encodes the protein MKKVVYLCLALLLASCTSLENLKNETAKTDSSTEKNWNIGGELKTEKIILNTSATEGILSDISNSLKRGYVKEYNTTYRDNYEVYVGDYVSLPLGIGEDSYNMFFSPLGTSYELEIKDGKLYFRSIYQGNYEIMIYSAGSFSRKITIINKLKYEFTEQNNYEVIAQNYQSNNLKGLSNSVAVHRIAFPNSFRDKEISFMLIDLAGKDGNTKIIKEEIDFLQKYTKLDEYDKLNIVNSLKKVQDKNFELSSSLLEFDSSSQNLNQEIANLIITKDNPTQDEIIFLEKVYSVNSTPDENLGNYIGNWYVKNGNALKGAEYLNKGTMGNVGELLPALPTTNGQLIGNLPATENLEAKNYTQYLTFFEEGKKNFEKENYVEAVIYFEKALEIDKNYIEKKDIYFYLGQSHFRTENYSEAVKDYKNSLNLEKNDEKKAEIYYNIGMTYDKLGDSEQAVNYLTYVRQNYKNSPWSVKSSLYLLQQMQQYPQN